The Rhizobium rhododendri nucleotide sequence AAGCACGATCAGCTCCGTGCCGGTCTGCTCGGCCACGTCCATGATCTCCGCTTCGGCCTTCACCTTGTTTTCCTTGGTCACCTTGATGTGGTGAAAGGGAATGTCATGGTTGACGACGACCTTCTGGTATTCGAAATGGTTGGATACGACGCCGACAATGTCGATCGGTAGAGCGCCGATCTTCCAGCGATAGAGCAGGTCGTTGAGACAATGGCCGAAGCGCGACACCATCAGCAGTACTTTCATGCGCTTCGTCGCATCGTGGATTTCGGCATCCATCTTGAAGGTCGCGGCTATCGGCTTGAAGCCCTCGACCAGCGCCTCCTGCGCGATGCCTTCCTCGGACATGAAACTGACGCGCATGAAGAACTTGCCGGTATCGAGGTCGTCGAATTGCGATGAATCGACTATGTTGCAACCCTGGGCGGCCAGATAGGTTGAAATGGCAGCAACGATCCCGCGCGTTGATTGGCAGGATACCGTCAGCACGTAGCTCTTCATGTCTGTTCCCTCATTCGCAGGT carries:
- the purU gene encoding formyltetrahydrofolate deformylase, which encodes MKSYVLTVSCQSTRGIVAAISTYLAAQGCNIVDSSQFDDLDTGKFFMRVSFMSEEGIAQEALVEGFKPIAATFKMDAEIHDATKRMKVLLMVSRFGHCLNDLLYRWKIGALPIDIVGVVSNHFEYQKVVVNHDIPFHHIKVTKENKVKAEAEIMDVAEQTGTELIVLARYMQILSDDMCRKMSGRIINIHHSFLPSFKGANPYKQAYERGVKLIGATAHYVTADLDEGPIIEQDTARVTHAQSAEDYVSIGRDVESQVLARAIHAHIHHRTFINGNRTVVFPASPGSYASERMG